The Caenorhabditis elegans chromosome I genome includes the window TGTCCAAAcaacttaatttttcatattttgtgcAACACTATCTTGCTGAAATGAAAGAAACCGGCCCGTGTTGTTACATTCTgctcattttaatttttccgccaATCGCCGTCTACGTGAAAGAGGAAAGATGCTCTCTGTCAGTTTGGCTCAACCTTTGTTTCTGCATCCTCTGCTGGTTTCCGGGGGTGCTTCATGCTATAGTCGTCTGTTTCTGcttgaattatttattttatttacttACTATCAAGAAATGAATTCTTGAGATTAATTTATTTAGAAGAATATAATACTGAATTACAATTAAAGAGAAGAAAAGGGGAAGATAGCGGTCTACATCTAGAAAGGAAGCATTGGTATTATATAATATAATATAAAAGAAGGAACTTATATAGGTCTGTTTTTAATCGAATTATAATGATATTGGGGTTGGCGTGAATCATATGAATAGGAAAAGAAGGGAAACGTTTTGGTTTGAATCATAAGGATCAAATATCATATTCAAAGAGGGAAAGATTTGACACTTACATACAATTAGATTAATTTTTCCATGTACAGATTATCTCAGACCACAGGATATGTAGTTGCTGACTAACATTTCACTGCTAATGTGTAAGCGGCCACTGATTGAATATTGTGggagaattaaaatttggacTCTGAATGAAATTGCTTCATAATAAAGCAAAAAGTTATCCAAATTTCTATATTTATCATGTTTTTGGATACTGTAGTTAAAAGGTATAAACGCtttatattatattttagttttcaaaatacataTATAGGGAAAGCCTCATGCAAATTTGTctagaaaaatgatttgaaattgttcaagaagtatgaaaatgttaaaaagcGTACAGTTAAacaaatttaagattttggaatttgtcaATCAGTAGGTTTATATTAAtcttaaaaatgataaaatctGCAAACccggattttaaaataatataataaaaaaataataaaaattttaaataatataataCATAAAACTATAGAACAATTTCCAGAGAActgtttagattttttgttgaatagaaagtttccacagaaaatttcaaaaaccgccTTTGGAGCAATTTAACTGGTAAAACACGGAGCTAATAGtaagcaaaaatttcaaattttttcacaaaatttcaatcacaaatattttctaaaaaatgttaaaaataaaacaaaaaattactaatttaAATTGCTTTGTTACGTGACACATTTTATGATGACAAACATACTTGTTTATCAGACATGAAATCTCAATCTCagttattttatatttttaatggcAAACAAGAAGAGTACGAGTAGCTGCTATGAAAAGCCAATCGctcagaaattattttatggATTAGCTGTAAGTTTTTGGATGCCTCCGAAACCGAAATccgaaaccgaaaaaaaaagagagtttTCAGGACCATCCAAATCACGGTGTATTTTCGTCGattctgaagaaaaagaatCGCTTGTTTTCGATGACTGATGACGTGAAGAAGCTTTGCAATCAAGTTGAAGCTTATAAAGAAGCCGCAGATCGACTTCATCAGGCACTGATTCAAATGTTCGTTGAGAATCAGGAACTTATGAAAGCTGATACGAATTATCAGTACGCTGGGCAGTATCTAAAGACGTATCAGGCGATAAATCAGAAAGGAAGAAAGTTGGGTACGAAGGTTGACCCCAAAGAAATGGATGTGAGTTTAGTTGCAGAATTGATCAGAAAAGTGACGCGACATTCAGTTTCTAGAGCGAATCCTGTTGAAAATCGAGGAAGTTGGAACGACTTTTTTGCACCTAAGAAATTTGGTATATTTTCTAGGCttggatttttaggcttaaCAATTTAGGCTAAGGgcttttaaatgttaaaatgtaggcttaggcttttcAAATAAACCATTTAAGCCCAGGTAATCAGGCTTAGGCTCCCCAATTTTTTGGCTTATGGAATGGCACCTGATAATAAGGACACAAATTTCAGAGCTTAGAACCGGCTATCCAAACCTTGCTCAATCTGGATTCCATACAAGCAAAGCAAGTCCAAAGGCATCTGGAAAACTTGTCGGCGTTGACAAAATTCATTGGCGTCGACTATTGGGAGTACGCAAGGCTTCGAAAGAGTAAGAATAAAAGGGTCTATAATATGaatctaaataaaaaatttcagtttattgGCTCTCGCTGGAAACCTACGACGACGCAATCAGTCAGCAGAATAAGGAGCGAACGGAGCAAGCCGAACTCGCGGCGGGAAATGCTCAGACATGGAGGAATGAGTGCAGACAGAAGGTTATTGACTTTATCAATAAGTCGATTAATGAGCAGAAGGGGAAACACGCGGATGCAGTTTTGAAGTAAGTTTTGGAACTActccccgaaaaaaaaaaattttaaggtttCGTGACGATTCAATTCTCTTCCACAAATCCATTGCTGAAGCTATCCCAATATTTGATGATAGAGCACTGCCAAAGAGTAAAGAAAAGCCATTGAAATCCAAATGAAACTTGTCCGAATAAAGAATTATGTGATTTTTATTGCTTGCAACTTCAAATGTGTTATATTTGATTTTAGTCATCAGTTTACAGCCACATCAGCCACAAGGCACCCCTGATTCCACCAAAAGGTGCGCGGCGATTGCCGACGGGTAATTCTACAATTTCAGGCAGAGATGTGTTttcccaatatttttcattaaattttagtgaaaagaTGTAGAAACTATGTGATCTCTCCCATAATAACGCAATTGCCGCGCAACCCGGATTCTATCCCTCTCCATCGCCTCAACATTCGCCCgctatttcacttttttcgaatGGCATTTTGGAAACGTTTTTTGAATAGCTAAGGTTGCTATGGGGTGGCTCATCACGTCCCACACAACACCCCTAGCTTTAACAATAAATTTACGCTGAAAACAGAACAGAAATGAATCACATTTTATTCTCTCAAGTGCTATAGTCTACTTCAGTGCTTCAACCTTCTCGACAttatttctccttttttccatCTTTCTTCTTATCCAATTTGTTTGACTTGCAAGCGACTGGTTCCTGCAGAGTTTCTcgaatttcagccaatttttgtAGTCCCGCTTTGTACCAGTGTTCTCTTCTGTCATCTGGACAAGTCAATCGCGTAGATGTAtagaatttctggaaaatgtcgTGATTCTCAATCCAAGATTTCATCCATGCAGTTTCCAACGCAGCGATCGGGATCATTGTGAACGTGTTTTCCTGGAAATTATAAATGAAATCCAGAACTAGGAACCGCAATAGACTTGATAGTAAAACTCCAGTAATAGgactcatttcaaaaaaatgttgaacttaCATCTGCAACCAACTTCAAGCAAACATAGAGTGCAAACTCAATCTGTGCAGTCGCTACCAAATCAATTGATCTTGTTTTCTGAGTTCCCATCCAAGATCCAGCGATCGGAAGCATCGAGTCCAAATTCAGGGAGCTTCCCATGATGTGCATCAATGTGtcaatcactgaaaaatcatttcataGATAGGTActaaaaggaaaaaaagttcCCGGCTTCCCTACCTCTCAcccggaaaattcaataaatgaGAAATCAGTAAAGacgagaaaaattatataaagaGCAATTGGctaataaatcatttttctaatatttcaaGTGTTTTCAACCTTGCATCTCATTTTTCCGGAGCCGTTAAATAAAACTAACATGGTAAAATAGTCGCTCTTGTATCAACATTTCCCGCAACAATTCCTACATTAGCATACTCGTTATCACTGGACGTTGATTCATACATCTTCGCAAACGGAACTAAATTAAATGAAACAAATCCATGTGGCATATTCTCACACTTCCAGTAGAGGAAACTATGattactaaaatttgaattaggaatttgtgaatattgttggaaaaatgtaCACACTCTTCAATCCTTCGAACTTTATACACTGATAAACcgggaattttcgatttcaattgttttgacGTGTAAATCAATTGTCCACGTTCCTTCACTTCTAGCGATAGTTCAGGGCAACCTTCTTCTGAaaacaattcaattcaattatttataagcctaagtctaagtctaagcttATAAGCCAAAACAGGACTTACCACCGCGTAAATTGGTCAACTCAATAACAACCCGACACTTCAATCGAACCATccaatcaaatattttcctcGTCTGCGTATTAGTATTCATAATACACCATTTTCTGGAATTCGGTGCTTCAATGATTGCAGAATGGCAATATTCGTCAGTTCCTTTCTCCTGTTCAGCAATAGATTTACCAATTTGTATGGCATATGCCTGCTGAATTGCCTTGGCAACATTTCGTATCTCTGCTCCATAATCCTTGCCCTCATGCTCTTTTTTGTCGATGAGATTGTTGGTGAAATGCTGACGATttagttctgaaatttattagtattttttttgattaggAGATCTCACACTCA containing:
- the Y37F4.1 gene encoding BAR domain-containing protein (Confirmed by transcript evidence), translated to MANKKSTSSCYEKPIAQKLFYGLADHPNHGVFSSILKKKNRLFSMTDDVKKLCNQVEAYKEAADRLHQALIQMFVENQELMKADTNYQYAGQYLKTYQAINQKGRKLGTKVDPKEMDSLEPAIQTLLNLDSIQAKQVQRHLENLSALTKFIGVDYWEYARLRKIYWLSLETYDDAISQQNKERTEQAELAAGNAQTWRNECRQKVIDFINKSINEQKGKHADAVLKFRDDSILFHKSIAEAIPIFDDRALPKSKEKPLKSK
- the Y37F4.5 gene encoding START domain-containing protein (Confirmed by transcript evidence), with the translated sequence MPRGMLLLLVFGVINAATASSTAPQAQSTPKSVNNTLSNLNYALVGIITCVIIIIIGGFAWLKKYYHQPMPINKGVFNCRRNQRCDFDLDRGLRREHCDVSNGPEKEKLNRQHFTNNLIDKKEHEGKDYGAEIRNVAKAIQQAYAIQIGKSIAEQEKGTDEYCHSAIIEAPNSRKWCIMNTNTQTRKIFDWMVRLKCRVVIELTNLRGEEGCPELSLEVKERGQLIYTSKQLKSKIPGLSVYKVRRIEDNHSFLYWKCENMPHGFVSFNLVPFAKMYESTSSDNEYANVGIVAGNVDTRATILPLIDTLMHIMGSSLNLDSMLPIAGSWMGTQKTRSIDLVATAQIEFALYVCLKLVADENTFTMIPIAALETAWMKSWIENHDIFQKFYTSTRLTCPDDRREHWYKAGLQKLAEIRETLQEPVACKSNKLDKKKDGKKEK